Proteins encoded within one genomic window of Chloroflexota bacterium:
- a CDS encoding glutamate mutase L has protein sequence MTDSYAIESILAADCGTSTTRVFLLDVVDEQYRFVAGGEAPTSVAAPGNDIVIGVIQAIRQLESITGKRFLDDEQKLIRPERSDGSGVDAFVATVSAGPPLRVVLAGLVPEMSVTSAAKALSWVPSLLEGIVSLGGDSDPAEQIDLIRQVAPDVVVMVGGTDGGAVQAIGALADAVALASKLLERERRPELVFAGNVNARSLIAEKVAGLINFHPVDNIRPRLDVEQAGPLIEELETLYTDRKMARLPGFGRLSAWSPISVAPGARAFGHVIQFVAEQYGLNVLGVDVGSSQTVLASVLNGEFALTVGSGWGIGLGARRVVSDATPAGIARWVIDEDAALADVLDIALTKAAYPRSAATTALEVEVEQAVAREALRLTVGRAMPVWEADAHRPYPDLSPFWDVIVVSGGFLPRQANFAQSALMLLDALQPIGICTLVADTTGLTGVLGAVGAVQPMAAAQVLEHDALLTLGTLICPVGAAGEGDLVLRASLKYPDKQTLTLDVTYGSIEVIPLEAGQKATLELRPTRQFDIGWGRRGRGAVAEVDGGPLGIVIDARGRPLALPDGQDDRRRVLQKWRWNIGY, from the coding sequence ATGACAGACAGTTACGCGATAGAATCCATTCTGGCAGCGGACTGCGGCACGTCCACCACGCGGGTTTTTCTGCTGGACGTGGTGGACGAACAATATCGGTTTGTCGCCGGTGGGGAGGCCCCGACCTCGGTGGCGGCTCCGGGCAACGATATTGTCATCGGCGTGATTCAGGCAATCCGCCAGTTGGAAAGCATTACGGGCAAGCGGTTCCTGGACGATGAGCAGAAACTCATCCGCCCCGAACGCTCGGATGGTTCAGGCGTGGATGCATTTGTGGCGACGGTGAGCGCCGGCCCACCGCTGCGGGTCGTGTTGGCGGGCCTGGTGCCCGAGATGAGCGTTACCAGCGCGGCGAAGGCGCTGTCGTGGGTCCCCTCATTGCTGGAAGGCATCGTTTCCCTGGGCGGAGATTCGGACCCCGCCGAGCAGATAGACCTGATTCGCCAGGTAGCGCCCGATGTCGTCGTCATGGTCGGGGGCACGGATGGGGGAGCTGTGCAGGCCATCGGGGCGCTGGCCGATGCGGTGGCCCTGGCCAGCAAACTGCTGGAACGGGAGCGCCGCCCGGAGTTGGTGTTCGCGGGCAATGTCAACGCCCGCTCCCTCATCGCCGAAAAGGTGGCGGGGCTGATCAACTTCCACCCCGTGGACAACATCCGCCCTCGCCTGGACGTGGAGCAGGCTGGCCCGCTGATAGAAGAACTGGAGACGCTATACACGGACCGGAAGATGGCACGCCTGCCCGGGTTTGGCCGCTTGAGCGCGTGGAGTCCGATTTCTGTCGCGCCCGGGGCGCGGGCGTTTGGGCATGTGATCCAGTTCGTGGCCGAGCAGTACGGCCTGAACGTGCTGGGCGTGGACGTGGGCTCCAGCCAGACGGTGCTCGCCTCGGTTCTGAACGGGGAGTTCGCTTTGACCGTGGGCAGCGGCTGGGGCATAGGGCTGGGGGCCAGGCGCGTTGTGTCCGATGCCACGCCCGCGGGCATCGCCCGCTGGGTCATAGACGAAGACGCCGCGTTGGCTGACGTGCTGGATATTGCGCTGACCAAGGCGGCGTATCCCCGTTCTGCGGCGACCACCGCGCTGGAGGTGGAGGTGGAGCAGGCAGTGGCCCGCGAGGCGCTGCGCCTGACCGTGGGGCGGGCCATGCCCGTCTGGGAGGCCGACGCCCACCGCCCGTATCCTGACCTGTCGCCGTTCTGGGATGTGATCGTGGTGTCGGGCGGATTCCTGCCGCGACAGGCGAATTTCGCGCAGAGCGCCCTCATGCTGCTGGACGCGCTACAGCCCATCGGCATCTGCACGCTGGTAGCCGATACGACGGGGTTGACGGGGGTTCTGGGCGCGGTGGGCGCGGTTCAGCCGATGGCCGCCGCCCAGGTGCTGGAACACGACGCCCTGCTCACGCTCGGGACGCTCATCTGTCCCGTGGGCGCAGCGGGAGAGGGCGATTTGGTGTTGCGCGCCAGTCTCAAGTATCCCGACAAGCAGACCCTGACCCTGGATGTAACCTACGGCTCCATAGAGGTGATACCGCTGGAGGCGGGTCAGAAGGCCACGCTGGAGTTGCGCCCCACGCGGCAGTTTGACATCGGCTGGGGGCGGCGGGGGCGCGGGGCCGTGGCCGAAGTGGATGGCGGGCCGCTGGGGATCGTGATAGACGCGCGCGGCCGGCCGCTTGCGCTGCCCGACGGCCAGGACGACAGGCGCCGCGTGCTGCAGAAGTGGCGATGGAACATCGGGTATTGA
- a CDS encoding zinc ribbon domain-containing protein: MIYCPNCGTANRDGSSFCNQCGQRLAGGSKATCPFCGAENPIENIFCDACGAKLAPLVTRGAEEKERPRLKGLSLPTKPTEEEEPAPLGEEAGLPQEPTGAAGEEEEIPDWLARLRASLAETAEPEREASEEFAAEAAGEAEETPEEVPDWLRDLGAPPPVEEPEEPVAPAPEEFAAEAAGEAEETPEEVPDWLRDLGAPPVEASEAPVAPTLGEAPPEAEAEEAAPSEVPAEAPAGEAEVEPPAAGVPALLEGEPPAPAEEPLAAWLQEEGPVILELGEEEMEEEEAGPAPASAPEVPAWLETLASGAAVLPEELGPMLGAPGKPTPEEAGLERAAIPSWLEVLRPGRKREEGEEAPAEEPAETEGVLEGVRGALRLVPAIDPGPDQFVRAVSAAATVTPAHAETLTQVLARPIASSVRPRAVRIPRRERGLPWLAFLLLLAAVLIPILSPGLVPGGGQVPVAKPAEDFAAQIQNLAPGARVLFSFDYDPSVSTELDWPVREVLDNLKSRGAVLLVMSTTPTGPGLAARMGLEDTATLLGYLPGQEMGLQRLAASFSGAFLVDYQGKRVDEAALGVQSLGDVALIITAASSQDAVRWWVEQVGSQTHTPICAIVSGAIEPSVRPYYSSGQLAGLVSGWIGGLAYRRAASPDAPMSAQDMAAIEAQSLGHLAVVALIVLGNLAYWGKRLFGGRS, from the coding sequence ATGATCTACTGTCCAAACTGCGGCACCGCAAACCGAGACGGAAGCAGTTTCTGCAACCAATGCGGCCAGAGGTTGGCAGGCGGCTCCAAAGCGACATGTCCGTTTTGTGGTGCAGAGAACCCCATTGAGAACATCTTCTGCGACGCGTGCGGGGCCAAGTTGGCGCCGCTGGTAACCCGTGGCGCGGAGGAGAAAGAGAGGCCCAGACTGAAGGGCCTGTCGCTCCCGACAAAGCCGACGGAGGAAGAGGAACCCGCCCCCCTGGGTGAGGAGGCCGGCCTGCCGCAAGAGCCGACCGGCGCGGCGGGTGAAGAGGAGGAAATCCCCGACTGGCTGGCGCGCCTGCGGGCCAGCCTCGCCGAGACTGCGGAGCCAGAGCGCGAAGCATCCGAGGAGTTCGCGGCGGAAGCGGCCGGCGAGGCCGAGGAGACGCCGGAAGAAGTCCCAGACTGGCTTCGCGATTTGGGCGCGCCGCCCCCCGTGGAAGAACCGGAGGAGCCGGTCGCGCCCGCGCCGGAGGAGTTCGCGGCGGAAGCGGCCGGCGAGGCCGAGGAGACGCCGGAAGAAGTCCCAGACTGGCTTCGCGATTTGGGCGCGCCGCCCGTGGAAGCATCGGAGGCACCGGTCGCGCCCACATTGGGCGAGGCGCCGCCGGAAGCAGAGGCCGAGGAGGCCGCGCCAAGTGAAGTTCCGGCGGAGGCTCCGGCTGGCGAAGCGGAAGTCGAACCGCCCGCTGCTGGCGTTCCTGCGCTGCTGGAGGGCGAACCGCCTGCCCCCGCAGAGGAACCCCTCGCGGCGTGGCTGCAAGAAGAGGGGCCGGTCATCCTGGAATTGGGCGAAGAGGAGATGGAGGAGGAGGAAGCCGGGCCTGCCCCCGCGTCGGCGCCCGAAGTCCCGGCGTGGCTGGAGACCCTGGCGTCGGGTGCCGCGGTGCTACCCGAGGAATTGGGACCGATGCTTGGGGCGCCCGGCAAACCAACGCCCGAGGAAGCGGGGCTGGAGCGGGCGGCCATCCCCTCGTGGCTGGAAGTGCTGAGACCGGGCCGCAAGAGGGAGGAAGGGGAGGAAGCGCCCGCCGAAGAACCCGCCGAGACGGAAGGCGTGCTGGAAGGCGTGCGCGGGGCGCTCAGGCTTGTGCCCGCCATTGACCCGGGCCCCGACCAGTTTGTGCGGGCGGTGTCGGCGGCGGCCACGGTTACGCCCGCCCACGCCGAGACGTTGACCCAGGTTCTCGCCAGGCCCATCGCGTCGTCGGTGAGGCCGCGTGCCGTTCGCATCCCCCGCCGCGAGCGAGGGCTGCCGTGGCTGGCGTTCCTGCTCCTGCTGGCGGCAGTGCTGATTCCCATCCTGTCGCCCGGGCTGGTGCCGGGCGGCGGTCAGGTGCCCGTAGCCAAGCCCGCGGAAGACTTCGCCGCGCAAATCCAAAACCTTGCGCCCGGGGCAAGGGTGCTGTTCTCGTTTGACTACGACCCGAGCGTGTCCACCGAACTGGACTGGCCGGTGCGCGAGGTGCTGGACAATCTCAAGTCCAGGGGCGCTGTGCTCCTCGTGATGAGCACCACGCCGACCGGCCCCGGCCTGGCGGCGCGCATGGGTCTGGAGGACACCGCCACGCTGCTGGGGTATCTGCCGGGCCAGGAGATGGGCTTGCAGCGCCTGGCCGCGAGTTTTTCGGGCGCGTTTCTGGTGGACTACCAGGGGAAACGGGTTGACGAGGCGGCCCTGGGGGTTCAGTCGCTGGGTGATGTGGCGCTGATTATCACCGCGGCGTCGTCGCAGGATGCGGTGCGGTGGTGGGTGGAGCAGGTGGGCAGCCAGACGCACACGCCCATCTGCGCCATCGTCAGCGGCGCGATAGAGCCTTCGGTGCGGCCCTACTACAGTTCGGGGCAACTGGCCGGCCTGGTGAGCGGATGGATTGGCGGGCTGGCGTATCGGCGGGCGGCCTCGCCCGATGCGCCCATGAGCGCGCAGGACATGGCGGCCATTGAGGCGCAGTCGTTGGGGCATCTGGCCGTCGTCGCGCTCATCGTGCTCGGCAATCTGGCCTACTGGGGCAAGCGCCTGTTTGGGGGACGGTCATGA